In one Geoglobus acetivorans genomic region, the following are encoded:
- the carA gene encoding glutamine-hydrolyzing carbamoyl-phosphate synthase small subunit, which produces MVKAYLALEDGTVVEGKAFGAEKDAEGELVFNTAMTGYVEALTDPSYKGQILMMTYPLIGNYGVCREDFESDGVKVEGFVVKELCRHPSNWRSEMSVDELLKEYGVPGIEGVDTRMLTKKTRIHGAMKAVIAVGDDIDREKLVERAKNQPSITELDLVDKVCVREPKRFEAEEQKFEVALIDHGIKNSIVRQLLLRGVSVTLFPYSYPAEKILEYDFDGIFISNGPGDPARISESVETIKKLAGKLPLAGICLGHQLIARAFKARTFKLKFGHHGANQPVKDFETGRVFISSQNHGFAVDEKTLPEGFEVTQINLNDMTVEGMRHKEIPLISVQYHPEAGPGPHDTYFFFDEFVKMLRSY; this is translated from the coding sequence ATGGTTAAAGCTTATCTCGCCCTTGAAGATGGGACGGTGGTTGAGGGAAAGGCATTCGGTGCTGAGAAAGATGCTGAAGGAGAGCTTGTGTTCAATACAGCCATGACGGGTTATGTTGAGGCTCTGACAGACCCGAGCTACAAGGGTCAGATTCTCATGATGACCTATCCGCTCATAGGCAATTACGGAGTTTGCAGAGAGGATTTCGAAAGCGACGGAGTGAAGGTGGAAGGATTCGTTGTAAAGGAGCTTTGCAGGCATCCGAGCAACTGGAGAAGTGAGATGAGTGTTGATGAGCTCCTGAAAGAATATGGAGTCCCCGGAATAGAGGGTGTTGACACGAGAATGTTGACCAAAAAAACGAGAATTCATGGAGCAATGAAAGCAGTTATAGCCGTTGGAGATGACATTGATAGAGAGAAACTCGTTGAAAGGGCGAAAAACCAGCCCTCAATAACAGAGCTTGACCTCGTGGATAAGGTCTGCGTCAGAGAGCCGAAAAGATTTGAGGCAGAAGAGCAGAAGTTTGAAGTTGCATTAATAGATCACGGAATAAAGAACAGCATTGTAAGGCAGCTTCTGCTCAGGGGTGTGAGCGTTACCCTGTTCCCGTACAGCTATCCAGCTGAAAAAATACTTGAATACGACTTTGACGGAATATTCATCTCCAATGGTCCTGGAGACCCTGCCAGAATCTCGGAAAGTGTCGAGACCATAAAGAAGCTGGCAGGGAAGCTCCCGCTTGCAGGCATCTGCCTGGGACACCAGCTCATTGCGAGAGCGTTCAAAGCCAGGACTTTCAAGCTCAAATTTGGACATCACGGTGCAAACCAGCCTGTAAAGGATTTTGAAACAGGCAGAGTGTTCATATCGAGCCAGAACCATGGATTTGCCGTTGACGAAAAAACCCTGCCGGAAGGTTTTGAGGTTACCCAGATCAACCTGAACGATATGACTGTAGAGGGGATGAGGCATAAAGAGATACCGCTTATAAGCGTCCAGTATCATCCGGAGGCGGGACCAGGACCGCATGACACGTACTTCTTCTTCGACGAGTTTGTGAAAATGCTCAGGAGCTATTAG
- the purC gene encoding phosphoribosylaminoimidazolesuccinocarboxamide synthase: MGSVKDLTVIKKPEENRTGIGRFLFSDRYSVFDYGEMSDHIENKGKALCLISAYFFEILENDGISTHYIGLVEGGKVKRLNELDDAVNEMEVRLVRVVEPEKTGSGYDYSIFKNLNGNYLIPLEVIYRNSLPEGSSVFRRLEKGEISPEDLGLTEIPGPGSRLEKPVIDFSTKLEDTDRYLRRKEALKISGLSEEEFEELVELAEKIDRIITEEVGKAGIENLDGKVEFALDENRKIMLVDAVGTPDECRFSFDGIEMSKEILRKYYRKTEWYRLVEKFKGEENWRVLAGRPPKLPEDLKNAVSEMYMSACNEITGMRFFDSPSLKDVMKRISEFMEVYDG; this comes from the coding sequence ATGGGTAGTGTTAAAGACCTGACAGTTATCAAAAAACCGGAAGAAAACAGAACCGGGATCGGAAGGTTTCTCTTTTCAGACCGGTATTCCGTTTTCGACTATGGAGAGATGTCAGATCACATAGAGAACAAGGGTAAAGCTCTCTGTCTCATATCTGCCTATTTCTTCGAGATTCTTGAGAATGACGGCATTTCAACCCACTACATCGGTCTTGTTGAAGGCGGAAAGGTAAAGAGGCTCAACGAGCTGGACGATGCAGTTAATGAAATGGAGGTAAGGCTGGTCAGAGTGGTGGAGCCGGAAAAAACTGGATCGGGATACGATTACAGCATTTTCAAAAATCTGAATGGTAATTACCTCATACCTCTCGAAGTGATTTACAGGAATTCCCTGCCTGAAGGCAGCAGCGTTTTCAGGAGGCTGGAGAAAGGAGAAATCAGTCCCGAGGACCTCGGGCTGACGGAAATACCAGGTCCAGGTTCAAGGCTTGAAAAACCGGTTATCGATTTTTCCACCAAGCTTGAGGACACGGACAGATATCTCAGAAGAAAGGAGGCCTTGAAGATTTCGGGATTGAGCGAAGAGGAGTTTGAAGAGCTTGTAGAGCTTGCTGAAAAAATTGACAGGATCATAACCGAAGAGGTTGGGAAGGCAGGCATAGAAAACCTGGACGGCAAGGTTGAGTTTGCACTGGACGAGAACAGAAAAATAATGCTGGTCGATGCTGTCGGCACACCGGACGAGTGCAGATTCAGTTTCGATGGTATTGAGATGAGCAAGGAGATCCTAAGAAAATACTACAGAAAAACGGAATGGTACAGACTTGTCGAAAAGTTCAAGGGAGAGGAGAACTGGAGAGTCCTCGCAGGAAGACCTCCCAAACTTCCAGAAGACCTGAAAAATGCTGTTTCGGAGATGTACATGTCAGCCTGCAACGAAATAACAGGAATGAGGTTTTTCGACTCGCCCAGTCTGAAAGACGTGATGAAAAGAATTTCCGAGTTTATGGAGGTGTACGATGGTTAA
- a CDS encoding AIR carboxylase family protein gives MKAVIIMGSKSDMEYGKKIAERLKFFGIEAVLRIASAHKTPEKALKILREYEDDDVVFVTIAGRSNALSGFADANTFRPVIASPPISDKFAGMDILSSINMPSGVAPMLVIYAENTALAVAKIFALKSREVAEKVREYQRKKKEEIERADEEAKSI, from the coding sequence ATGAAGGCAGTAATAATTATGGGTTCGAAAAGTGATATGGAATACGGAAAGAAAATAGCTGAAAGGCTGAAATTTTTCGGTATTGAAGCCGTTTTGAGAATTGCATCGGCTCACAAAACTCCCGAAAAAGCCCTGAAAATTCTGAGAGAATACGAGGATGATGACGTGGTGTTCGTAACGATTGCAGGAAGAAGCAATGCCCTGAGCGGGTTTGCAGATGCAAACACATTCAGGCCGGTAATCGCCTCGCCACCCATCAGCGATAAATTTGCTGGCATGGACATTCTCTCAAGCATAAACATGCCTTCGGGTGTTGCCCCGATGCTCGTAATTTACGCCGAAAATACTGCCCTTGCGGTGGCAAAGATATTCGCCTTAAAAAGCAGAGAAGTGGCCGAAAAGGTCAGAGAATATCAGAGAAAAAAGAAAGAGGAAATTGAGAGAGCCGATGAGGAAGCAAAAAGTATTTAA
- a CDS encoding winged helix-turn-helix domain-containing protein produces the protein MPDERLARALRARIRRKILKEIMKNEKLSVHEIAERLGISEYNASRHLKLLYDLGILDYEVKHPEKYYFIKLKSLKDLFEVYERVVEELRRRE, from the coding sequence ATGCCCGACGAAAGACTGGCAAGAGCGCTGAGGGCAAGAATACGGAGAAAAATCCTGAAGGAAATCATGAAAAACGAAAAGCTCAGCGTGCATGAAATTGCCGAAAGACTCGGTATTTCAGAATACAACGCATCAAGACATCTGAAACTGCTTTACGACCTCGGAATACTGGATTACGAGGTAAAACACCCTGAAAAATACTATTTTATAAAATTAAAGTCTCTGAAAGACCTTTTCGAGGTGTATGAGAGAGTTGTTGAAGAACTCAGGAGGAGGGAGTGA
- a CDS encoding acetyl-CoA carboxylase biotin carboxylase subunit: protein MFRKILIANRGEIAVRVMRACKELGIKTVAVYSKADLHAFHRVYADECYFIGEPEPSKSYLNIDAIIDAAKRSGAEAIHPGYGFLAENPEFAGRCEEEGLVFIGPKPEVIEAMGSKISARRLMKEAGVPVVPGSDVLKSEDDAVDFAEKIGYPVAIKASGGGGGIGITIAYSSEEVRRAFEKSKKLGEKYFRDSTVYIEKYLPKPRHIEFQILSDGNKVLHLGERECSIQRRHQKLIEEAPSPIFDEEMREKFGRIAVKGARHIGYTNAGTMEFLYQDGELYFLEMNTRLQVEHTITEMVTGMDIVKEQIRIAYGTGISFDQEDVRIRGHAIEARINAEDPVSFLPRSGRITHYRSPGGPGVRVDSGVHMGYEISPYYDSMISKLITWGRTRIEAIARMRRALYEYIIEGVETNIPFHMVVVEDEEFAKGNTHTKFVDERHIPERVLASIKNIRHLKHRLDDIFRGMNGVRKDYDPVAIAVSAVMAYLENERIEGLVEAKVSQPWKIYHRLRSLGWM, encoded by the coding sequence ATGTTCAGGAAGATTTTGATTGCAAATAGAGGAGAGATAGCAGTTAGAGTTATGAGAGCCTGTAAGGAGCTCGGGATTAAAACTGTTGCTGTTTACTCCAAAGCTGACCTGCATGCGTTTCACAGAGTTTATGCTGATGAATGCTACTTCATAGGAGAGCCCGAGCCATCAAAAAGCTACCTGAACATTGACGCGATAATCGATGCTGCAAAAAGGAGCGGGGCTGAGGCAATACACCCCGGATACGGATTCCTCGCAGAAAATCCTGAGTTTGCCGGGAGATGTGAGGAGGAAGGTCTCGTCTTCATAGGACCAAAACCTGAGGTTATCGAGGCAATGGGGTCAAAAATCAGCGCCAGGAGGTTGATGAAGGAAGCAGGAGTACCTGTGGTACCCGGAAGTGACGTCCTCAAAAGCGAGGATGATGCCGTTGATTTTGCTGAAAAAATTGGGTACCCTGTGGCAATTAAAGCCAGCGGAGGTGGGGGTGGAATAGGTATAACAATAGCCTACAGCAGCGAAGAGGTCAGGAGGGCGTTTGAAAAAAGCAAAAAGCTCGGTGAAAAGTATTTCAGGGATTCAACAGTCTACATTGAAAAATACCTTCCAAAACCCAGACACATAGAGTTCCAGATTCTGTCCGATGGAAACAAGGTCCTCCATCTCGGCGAGAGGGAGTGCAGCATTCAGAGAAGGCATCAGAAGCTGATCGAGGAGGCCCCATCACCAATATTCGACGAGGAGATGAGGGAAAAATTTGGAAGAATCGCCGTGAAGGGTGCAAGACACATTGGATACACGAACGCAGGCACAATGGAGTTCCTGTATCAGGATGGAGAGCTGTATTTCCTGGAGATGAACACAAGATTGCAGGTTGAGCACACAATAACCGAGATGGTTACCGGGATGGATATAGTGAAGGAACAGATCAGGATAGCATACGGAACCGGGATAAGTTTCGATCAGGAGGACGTCAGGATCAGAGGACATGCCATAGAGGCGAGAATAAATGCCGAAGACCCTGTAAGCTTCCTTCCGAGAAGTGGCAGGATAACGCATTACAGATCCCCCGGAGGTCCGGGAGTAAGGGTGGATAGCGGAGTGCACATGGGTTATGAAATCTCACCATACTATGACTCGATGATATCCAAGCTTATAACCTGGGGAAGAACCAGAATAGAGGCAATTGCCAGGATGAGAAGGGCGCTCTACGAGTACATAATCGAGGGAGTGGAGACGAACATCCCGTTCCACATGGTCGTTGTGGAGGATGAGGAGTTCGCCAAGGGCAACACCCACACAAAGTTTGTTGACGAGAGACACATCCCGGAAAGAGTTCTTGCTTCGATCAAAAACATCAGGCACCTGAAGCACAGGCTGGACGACATTTTCCGTGGAATGAATGGAGTCAGAAAGGATTACGATCCAGTGGCAATCGCAGTATCGGCGGTTATGGCATATCTTGAAAACGAAAGAATAGAGGGACTTGTTGAGGCAAAGGTCAGCCAGCCCTGGAAGATATACCACAGACTGAGAAGCCTGGGGTGGATGTGA
- the hisG gene encoding ATP phosphoribosyltransferase produces the protein MIIALPNKGRLREPAVELLKSAGIKVEADTRRLVAGTNREDISVLFVRAKDIPEYVYKNAAQVGITGLDMVEETGVDVEVLLRLGFGRAKIVVAIPQNSEISSIHDLNGKSIATEFRKIAERFLENNGIDAEIVEVSGACEIAPAMGIADAIIDLTSTGETLRLNNLRVIHEILETEAVLIANRDYIDDFNVQALKTAIESVLNARGMVYLMMNVPEDMLEDVKSVAPGLKGPTVMRVESNGMVAVHVVIHESELFEVVQKLKKAGARDILVIPVQRLIF, from the coding sequence ATGATAATTGCTCTGCCAAATAAAGGAAGGCTCAGGGAACCAGCAGTCGAACTGCTGAAATCTGCCGGGATAAAGGTAGAGGCGGATACAAGGAGACTCGTTGCAGGCACAAACAGAGAGGACATCTCTGTTCTCTTCGTCAGGGCCAAGGACATTCCGGAATACGTGTACAAAAATGCCGCACAGGTGGGAATAACCGGGCTTGACATGGTCGAGGAAACAGGAGTCGATGTTGAGGTGCTCCTCAGGCTCGGTTTCGGCAGGGCAAAGATAGTGGTTGCCATACCTCAGAATTCCGAAATTAGCAGCATACATGATCTGAACGGAAAGTCAATCGCCACTGAATTCAGAAAAATCGCAGAACGCTTTCTGGAAAATAACGGAATTGATGCCGAAATAGTTGAGGTTAGCGGGGCATGCGAAATCGCCCCCGCGATGGGCATTGCGGACGCGATTATTGACCTGACATCGACTGGAGAGACGCTCCGGCTGAACAACCTGAGAGTCATTCACGAGATACTTGAAACTGAAGCCGTTTTAATAGCCAACAGAGATTACATCGATGACTTCAATGTTCAGGCCCTTAAAACTGCCATCGAGAGTGTTCTGAATGCAAGGGGAATGGTATACCTCATGATGAATGTACCGGAAGATATGCTCGAGGACGTGAAAAGTGTCGCACCGGGATTGAAGGGGCCAACCGTGATGAGGGTCGAATCCAACGGCATGGTTGCAGTTCACGTTGTGATCCATGAGAGCGAACTTTTCGAAGTTGTGCAGAAACTCAAAAAAGCTGGAGCGAGAGACATCCTCGTCATCCCCGTTCAGAGACTGATATTTTAA
- a CDS encoding symporter small accessory protein, whose amino-acid sequence MLGFGDAWTAAGYVLTLLSVIGGILYGLLRR is encoded by the coding sequence ATGCTGGGGTTTGGAGACGCGTGGACGGCAGCAGGATACGTTCTAACTCTGCTGAGTGTGATTGGAGGGATACTGTACGGTCTTTTAAGGAGGTGA
- a CDS encoding sodium:solute symporter family protein yields the protein MNTAFLIFIVVLYLLVTGYLGYYGFRTTKSSEDYLVAGRKIHPAVMALSYGAAFISTSAIVGFGGIASIFGFPLLWLAFMNIFVGIIIAYAVIGKRVRRKGLELNALTFPELLGRMYGSRFIQVFSGLVVFLFMPLYAGVVLIGAARFIEVSLNVDYNIALLIMSLVIAVYVVYGGIIAVLYTDAFQGLIMLASMILLLVSVYAWFGGAVPAHETLTGLSDIAIKTFAGKIDGYAGWTAFPKFGSEAWITLVTSLILAVGIGVLAQPQLAVRFMTVASDRDLDRAVPVGSIFIFFTVGTAFIVGALSNAYFIETAGKPSIAVAGGNVDKVIPAFINAFMPDWFVAVFLVTLLAAAMSTLSSQFHTIGSALGRDVFQAGFLGGRHAERTVLITRFAIAAGILFSIFLAYVLPPGVIARGTAMFFALCASSFMPAYIGGLYWNRATKTAAEASIISGFVVSMIYIAFFHIKESSALGIAKMLFGREALAGFPWTVLDPMVIALPVSALVFVVLSFLTGGGHRGS from the coding sequence GTGAATACGGCGTTTTTGATTTTTATTGTTGTGCTGTATTTACTTGTAACGGGATATCTCGGGTATTATGGATTCAGAACAACAAAAAGCTCGGAAGATTACCTGGTTGCGGGCAGGAAAATACATCCTGCGGTAATGGCGTTATCTTACGGGGCGGCGTTCATCTCAACTTCCGCCATCGTCGGGTTCGGAGGTATAGCGAGTATTTTTGGCTTCCCGCTGCTCTGGCTGGCGTTCATGAACATATTTGTGGGAATAATAATAGCTTATGCGGTCATAGGCAAGAGAGTTCGGAGAAAGGGTCTCGAGCTGAACGCACTCACCTTTCCGGAGCTTCTTGGCAGGATGTATGGTTCAAGGTTCATTCAGGTATTCTCCGGACTGGTTGTTTTTCTCTTCATGCCCCTCTACGCGGGAGTGGTCCTCATCGGAGCAGCAAGGTTCATAGAGGTGTCTCTGAACGTCGATTACAACATTGCTCTGCTCATAATGTCTCTTGTGATAGCTGTTTACGTCGTCTATGGCGGGATTATTGCGGTTCTCTATACAGATGCCTTCCAGGGGCTGATAATGCTCGCGAGTATGATTCTGCTCCTGGTGTCAGTCTATGCGTGGTTTGGTGGAGCCGTTCCTGCACACGAAACGCTGACAGGTCTAAGCGACATTGCGATTAAGACGTTTGCAGGTAAGATTGACGGATATGCAGGCTGGACTGCTTTTCCGAAATTCGGCAGTGAGGCGTGGATAACGCTTGTAACCTCTCTGATCCTTGCTGTGGGTATCGGTGTTCTTGCTCAGCCACAGCTTGCCGTCAGGTTTATGACTGTTGCAAGCGACAGAGATCTCGACAGGGCAGTACCGGTTGGCTCGATTTTCATATTCTTCACGGTGGGTACGGCATTCATTGTTGGGGCTCTCAGCAACGCTTACTTCATTGAGACTGCCGGCAAGCCATCCATTGCCGTCGCAGGTGGAAACGTTGACAAGGTAATCCCTGCCTTCATCAATGCCTTCATGCCTGACTGGTTTGTGGCGGTGTTTCTTGTAACTCTGCTCGCTGCAGCGATGTCAACACTGAGCAGTCAGTTCCACACCATAGGCTCGGCTTTGGGAAGGGACGTTTTCCAGGCAGGCTTTCTTGGAGGGAGGCATGCCGAAAGGACGGTCCTCATAACAAGATTTGCAATTGCTGCAGGGATACTTTTCAGCATATTTCTCGCATACGTTCTGCCTCCCGGAGTCATTGCAAGGGGAACCGCCATGTTCTTCGCTCTCTGCGCTTCATCGTTCATGCCAGCATACATTGGTGGACTTTACTGGAACAGAGCAACGAAAACAGCGGCTGAGGCAAGCATAATTTCAGGATTCGTGGTTTCGATGATTTACATTGCCTTCTTCCACATAAAGGAATCTTCGGCTCTGGGAATAGCAAAAATGCTGTTTGGAAGGGAGGCACTTGCAGGATTCCCGTGGACGGTTCTTGATCCGATGGTTATCGCTCTGCCAGTCTCTGCACTGGTTTTTGTAGTTCTCAGTTTTCTGACAGGGGGTGGCCATAGAGGTAGTTGA
- a CDS encoding tRNA (N(6)-L-threonylcarbamoyladenosine(37)-C(2))-methylthiotransferase — MKIYIETYGCTTNQADSDLIRGILSEKYEIVDTDASADIVVVNTCGVIGYTERKIIRRIAELKNSGKRVISTGCLARISRKRMLEISDAIVSPDNIHVIDRAVEDVISGKKAEILEVSNTDKSELCRFKRRLNENAIAIVSISEGCLGSCSYCATKIARGRLRSFSPDSIAREIEMALKSGFREIQLTSQDTGAYGMDRGTNLAELLKKISGLKGDFRVRVGMMNPQHAKLILDELIDAYSSEKVYKFLHIPVQSGDNRILEDMRRGHTVEDYEEVISEFRGNFDDVVISTDIIVGFPTETEESFWRSYELIKRTKPDIVNITRFSPRKGTPASKLRDIPDWIKKERSRKLTELTREIGLENNIKFIGKTERVLVTKEGKNGTLLSRTDSYRPVILDSGKIGEFKKVKIVEAKFNYLYGHPLSEN, encoded by the coding sequence GTGAAAATATACATAGAGACTTACGGATGCACAACGAACCAGGCAGACTCAGACCTGATCAGAGGGATTCTGTCAGAAAAATACGAAATTGTGGATACCGATGCAAGCGCAGACATCGTTGTCGTGAACACCTGTGGGGTGATAGGATACACAGAGAGAAAAATCATCAGAAGAATTGCCGAGCTTAAAAATTCGGGAAAAAGAGTGATATCCACAGGGTGTCTTGCAAGAATTTCAAGGAAGAGAATGCTTGAAATTTCAGATGCAATTGTAAGCCCGGATAACATTCATGTGATTGACAGGGCTGTTGAAGATGTCATATCGGGAAAAAAAGCCGAAATTCTGGAGGTATCCAACACGGACAAATCGGAACTCTGCAGGTTTAAGAGAAGGCTAAACGAAAATGCCATCGCCATTGTGTCCATTTCTGAGGGATGTCTCGGGAGCTGCAGCTACTGCGCAACAAAAATCGCCAGAGGCAGACTGAGGAGTTTTTCTCCAGACAGCATAGCCAGAGAAATCGAAATGGCCCTCAAATCCGGTTTCAGAGAAATACAGCTCACGTCCCAGGACACGGGAGCGTATGGCATGGACAGAGGCACAAATCTTGCTGAGCTTTTGAAGAAGATTTCCGGCCTTAAAGGAGATTTCAGAGTTAGAGTGGGGATGATGAATCCCCAGCATGCAAAATTGATTCTTGACGAGCTGATTGACGCATATTCATCAGAAAAGGTCTACAAGTTCCTGCACATTCCTGTGCAGAGTGGAGACAACAGAATCCTCGAGGATATGAGAAGGGGACATACTGTCGAGGATTATGAGGAAGTTATTTCAGAGTTCAGAGGAAATTTTGATGATGTTGTTATCTCGACAGACATAATCGTGGGCTTTCCAACAGAAACCGAAGAATCGTTCTGGAGAAGTTATGAACTGATCAAAAGGACAAAACCGGACATCGTGAACATAACGAGATTCTCACCGAGGAAAGGAACTCCCGCATCGAAGCTCAGAGATATCCCGGACTGGATCAAAAAGGAAAGGAGCAGAAAGCTTACGGAGCTTACGAGAGAGATCGGCCTTGAGAACAACATTAAATTTATCGGAAAAACGGAGAGGGTTCTTGTAACAAAGGAAGGCAAAAACGGAACACTGCTTTCAAGAACAGATTCGTACCGCCCGGTAATACTGGACAGTGGAAAAATAGGAGAATTCAAAAAAGTGAAAATAGTCGAGGCGAAGTTCAACTACCTCTATGGCCACCCCCTGTCAGAAAACTGA
- a CDS encoding long-chain-fatty-acid--CoA ligase translates to MDVENIIGVEGKHLGEVKIEEINRVWLKHYDEWVRPSLEFPEIPLFRLLEDTARAKPENTAIVFFGKEITYRELDALSNKLASYLKSLGVKKGDGVILAMPNIPQYVISYYAVLKAGGIVVQANPIYTEREFKHIASNSEARIAIILDQILDNVYPLKKDGLVDHIILAKVEDYLPFPLSFLYSFKKKKVRVPAVPDIHEWKAALASEELKERPEVNPKEDIAVHQYTGGTTGFPKAAMLTHYNLVANVYQTIEWIPGKGEGDVFLGALPYFHVFGMTTSMNAPIAVGAPMILVPDPRDIKRVIQAIDKYRVSIFCGVPTLFNAILNHPDLKKYDLSSLKACISGAAPLPVELKRSFEKETGSKLIEGYGLSETSPVTHGNPFYGMNKEGSIGIPFPDTYALVIDEEGKVLPVGEIGELAIFGPQVMKGYYKMEEETRKTLVSGWLLTGDMAKMDEDGYFYIVDRKKDVIIAGGYNIYPREVEEVLYEHPAVLEAAVVGVPDKYRGETVKAFIVLRPEHRGKVSEKDIEQFCRQKLAAYKVPRIIEFVDELPKSAVGKVLRRVLRDQEVKKMEQS, encoded by the coding sequence ATGGATGTGGAAAACATTATTGGTGTTGAGGGAAAACACCTTGGAGAGGTTAAAATAGAGGAAATTAACAGAGTATGGCTGAAACATTATGATGAATGGGTGAGACCGAGTCTTGAATTCCCTGAAATCCCGCTTTTCAGGCTCCTTGAAGATACTGCCAGAGCCAAGCCTGAAAACACAGCGATTGTGTTCTTTGGCAAAGAGATCACCTACAGGGAACTTGATGCGCTTTCGAACAAACTTGCCAGCTATCTGAAATCCCTCGGTGTGAAAAAGGGCGATGGTGTCATACTTGCAATGCCCAACATCCCCCAGTATGTCATTTCATACTATGCAGTGCTCAAAGCCGGGGGCATTGTCGTTCAGGCGAATCCAATCTACACGGAGAGGGAATTCAAGCACATCGCCAGCAACAGTGAGGCGAGGATTGCCATAATTCTTGATCAGATACTCGATAACGTCTATCCTCTGAAGAAAGACGGTTTGGTGGATCACATAATTCTTGCAAAGGTTGAGGACTACCTGCCGTTTCCACTGAGCTTTCTGTACAGTTTCAAGAAAAAGAAGGTCAGGGTGCCTGCTGTACCTGACATTCATGAATGGAAGGCTGCACTTGCCAGTGAAGAGCTTAAAGAAAGGCCTGAGGTGAATCCAAAAGAGGACATCGCAGTGCATCAGTACACCGGTGGAACCACGGGCTTTCCGAAGGCTGCCATGCTCACACATTACAACCTCGTTGCGAACGTCTATCAGACGATCGAATGGATTCCGGGCAAGGGTGAGGGGGACGTATTCCTTGGCGCGCTGCCCTACTTCCATGTGTTTGGAATGACGACAAGCATGAATGCTCCCATAGCCGTCGGAGCCCCAATGATTCTGGTTCCGGATCCGAGAGACATCAAGAGGGTGATACAGGCCATTGATAAATACCGGGTTTCAATATTCTGTGGAGTTCCAACACTTTTCAATGCAATTCTGAATCATCCTGACCTCAAAAAGTACGATCTCAGTTCCCTTAAGGCCTGCATAAGCGGAGCTGCGCCCCTCCCGGTTGAGCTGAAGAGATCGTTCGAAAAAGAGACCGGTTCCAAGCTGATCGAGGGCTATGGGCTGAGCGAGACATCTCCGGTCACTCACGGAAATCCGTTTTACGGCATGAACAAAGAAGGGAGCATTGGAATCCCGTTCCCCGATACCTACGCCCTCGTCATAGACGAGGAAGGAAAAGTCCTTCCTGTGGGCGAGATTGGAGAGCTCGCAATCTTCGGCCCACAGGTGATGAAGGGCTACTACAAGATGGAGGAAGAAACAAGAAAAACCTTGGTCAGCGGATGGCTTCTGACTGGAGACATGGCGAAGATGGACGAGGACGGCTACTTCTACATAGTGGACAGAAAGAAGGACGTCATCATAGCGGGAGGATACAACATCTATCCGAGAGAGGTTGAGGAGGTCCTCTACGAACACCCCGCCGTACTTGAGGCTGCGGTTGTTGGTGTCCCTGACAAATACAGGGGAGAGACTGTAAAGGCATTCATCGTCCTGAGACCCGAACACAGGGGAAAGGTCTCAGAAAAGGACATCGAACAGTTCTGCAGGCAGAAACTTGCAGCCTACAAGGTCCCCAGAATAATCGAATTCGTCGACGAACTTCCAAAATCAGCAGTCGGCAAGGTGCTGAGGAGGGTGCTCAGAGACCAGGAAGTTAAGAAAATGGAACAATCCTGA
- a CDS encoding ribbon-helix-helix domain-containing protein, which translates to MKNPPRISIALDDETYSIFNELKESFSSASEFFRELLKFYREFSFLEDYDPFKIRTYVEMLSEGEHVILDIDHLVAFLRFIKNHPDSEKFWKVHENISKAHADEFRGKDVNFILKRLETCNFFRLNVKEGEYTLVTGNEEVKEFTKKFLEGVFEGMGLKFEIKEEFAKLRIKTEKI; encoded by the coding sequence ATGAAGAATCCGCCCAGAATATCCATAGCACTTGACGACGAAACCTACAGCATATTTAACGAGCTTAAAGAATCATTCAGCAGCGCAAGCGAGTTCTTTAGAGAATTGCTCAAATTTTACCGGGAATTCAGCTTTCTCGAAGATTATGATCCATTCAAAATCAGAACCTACGTGGAAATGCTCTCCGAAGGTGAGCATGTGATACTCGATATTGACCACCTGGTGGCATTTCTCAGATTCATCAAAAATCACCCGGACAGTGAGAAATTCTGGAAAGTGCATGAAAACATTTCAAAAGCTCATGCAGACGAGTTCAGGGGTAAAGACGTAAACTTCATCCTGAAAAGACTCGAAACATGTAACTTTTTCAGACTGAACGTTAAAGAGGGCGAGTACACATTAGTTACGGGCAACGAAGAGGTGAAGGAGTTCACGAAAAAATTCCTCGAAGGCGTTTTCGAGGGTATGGGGCTGAAATTTGAAATAAAAGAGGAATTTGCAAAGCTCAGAATAAAAACAGAAAAAATTTGA